One window of the Sporomusaceae bacterium FL31 genome contains the following:
- the hisG gene encoding ATP phosphoribosyltransferase, with protein MTSSDMEYLTIALPKGKLFTPSANLLAKLGYTAEGLSENSRKLVITNEAEKIRFIITKTADLPTYVEYGAADIGVIGKDVLLEEGKDVYELLDLKFGYCRMVVAVPQVLKQEKLSDYAHMRVATKYPNIAERFFHSMGIQTEIIKLNGSIELAPMVGLAEIIVDIVETGRTLKENQLVEVAQINHATARFIANRVSFKMKFARISKLVEDLKALLESEAE; from the coding sequence ATGACTTCAAGTGATATGGAATATCTGACAATTGCCTTACCTAAAGGTAAGCTGTTTACTCCATCTGCTAATTTACTGGCAAAGTTAGGTTACACTGCCGAGGGACTTAGTGAAAACTCCCGTAAATTAGTTATAACCAATGAGGCGGAAAAAATAAGGTTTATTATCACGAAAACTGCCGATTTACCAACTTATGTTGAATATGGCGCAGCCGATATTGGCGTTATTGGTAAAGATGTATTATTAGAAGAAGGCAAAGATGTCTATGAGCTTTTGGATTTGAAGTTTGGTTATTGCCGGATGGTTGTTGCTGTGCCACAAGTTTTGAAGCAGGAGAAACTAAGCGATTATGCTCATATGCGGGTGGCTACAAAGTATCCCAATATTGCTGAGCGGTTTTTTCATAGTATGGGAATTCAGACTGAAATTATCAAGCTGAACGGATCCATTGAATTGGCACCCATGGTTGGTTTGGCTGAGATTATTGTTGATATAGTGGAAACTGGTCGTACATTAAAGGAAAATCAACTTGTTGAGGTTGCACAAATCAACCATGCGACTGCCAGATTTATTGCAAATCGTGTTAGCTTTAAGATGAAGTTTGCGCGGATCAGTAAGCTGGTTGAAGATCTGAAAGCTTTGTTAGAAAGTGAGGCTGAATAG
- a CDS encoding 2-hydroxyacid dehydrogenase, translating to MPALNILVINQLAERHITAITNAAPDSKITITELADAPQHIAQADIVVAWGYMDLRPLFLQAPKLRWIHALSAGVEKLLFPELLTSPVLLTNSRGIHGIPMSEHVLAMILSFTRGISTFTKQQQNKQWKRASVGEIYEKTIGIVGLGSIGREIAKRAKSLGMEVVATKREQTAELFVDKLYTPEQLTDLLAIADFVVVTLPLTIETKGLFTLELFKSMKPSAYFINVARGDIVNEADLITALEQEHIKGAALDVFEHEPLPESSPLWDMQNVLITPHIAAISPHYLDRAIKLFCEILTRFPRDKDMFNIIDKAKGY from the coding sequence ATGCCTGCATTGAACATTCTTGTTATTAATCAATTAGCAGAACGCCACATCACAGCCATCACCAATGCTGCCCCTGACAGTAAGATCACGATCACTGAGTTAGCGGATGCCCCGCAGCATATTGCTCAGGCTGATATTGTTGTTGCCTGGGGTTACATGGATCTTCGTCCCTTGTTTCTACAGGCACCAAAGCTTCGCTGGATTCATGCGTTAAGTGCAGGTGTAGAGAAGCTATTATTTCCCGAATTGTTAACATCTCCCGTGTTATTAACAAATTCACGCGGCATTCACGGCATCCCCATGTCTGAACATGTTTTAGCCATGATCTTATCGTTTACACGTGGCATCTCGACTTTTACCAAGCAACAGCAGAATAAACAATGGAAACGAGCTTCTGTTGGAGAAATTTATGAAAAAACCATTGGTATCGTTGGCCTGGGAAGCATTGGCCGCGAAATTGCCAAACGAGCTAAAAGTCTTGGTATGGAAGTTGTGGCTACAAAAAGAGAACAAACAGCAGAGTTATTTGTTGATAAACTATATACGCCTGAGCAACTGACAGATTTATTGGCCATTGCCGATTTTGTAGTTGTTACTTTACCGCTAACGATTGAAACAAAAGGTCTGTTTACCCTAGAACTGTTTAAGAGTATGAAACCATCGGCTTATTTTATTAATGTTGCCCGCGGCGATATCGTCAATGAAGCGGATCTGATTACTGCCTTAGAGCAAGAGCATATTAAAGGAGCGGCCCTTGATGTTTTTGAACATGAGCCATTACCTGAATCCTCACCACTCTGGGATATGCAAAATGTACTGATCACGCCGCACATTGCTGCAATATCACCACACTATTTAGACCGGGCCATAAAACTTTTTTGTGAAATCCTTACCCGGTTTCCCCGTGACAAAGATATGTTCAACATCATTGATAAAGCGAAAGGTTATTAG
- the cwlD_2 gene encoding N-acetylmuramoyl-L-alanine amidase CwlD, whose translation MKVLYIKRNILLPLLCALLLISAIVANAIASSQPLSGKTIIVDAGHGGVDSGANRPGVIEKDINLAISLQLRDVLTSYGANVILSRESDIDLSKKCDNPQVKGRYHRDLAARVELAEESNADIYISIHANVSTNPRRKGPESFYYVKSADGKRLANLIQSEFSQMAIAQKTANPGDYFVLRRNNAAAVLIEVGYITNLPERALLQSADYQQKLAQAISRGICAYYSVVPTTVNRFWTPDNNAGL comes from the coding sequence ATGAAAGTTCTTTATATAAAACGAAATATTCTTCTCCCTTTATTGTGCGCATTATTGCTGATCAGTGCAATAGTCGCAAATGCAATTGCATCCTCGCAGCCATTATCAGGCAAAACCATCATTGTAGATGCCGGCCACGGCGGTGTTGATTCAGGGGCCAATCGCCCCGGTGTCATTGAAAAAGATATTAATTTGGCAATCAGCCTCCAACTTAGAGACGTGCTGACTTCCTATGGAGCCAATGTCATCTTGTCGCGTGAAAGCGACATTGACTTAAGCAAAAAATGCGATAATCCACAAGTCAAAGGACGTTATCACCGTGATTTAGCAGCGCGAGTTGAGCTGGCCGAAGAATCGAACGCTGATATCTATATCAGTATCCATGCCAATGTCAGCACAAATCCACGCCGTAAAGGCCCGGAATCTTTCTACTATGTCAAGTCAGCGGACGGAAAACGATTAGCCAATTTAATCCAAAGCGAATTTTCACAAATGGCTATCGCGCAAAAGACCGCCAACCCTGGCGATTATTTTGTATTGCGCCGCAACAATGCAGCTGCTGTACTAATTGAAGTTGGTTATATTACAAACCTGCCTGAACGCGCTTTGCTTCAATCTGCTGATTATCAACAAAAGCTTGCCCAAGCTATCAGTCGAGGTATATGTGCCTATTATTCTGTTGTGCCAACTACCGTCAATCGCTTTTGGACACCAGATAACAATGCTGGTCTGTAA
- a CDS encoding phosphohydrolase encodes MLTRVKQVIAAFSARIYPEDKLFVQAHLNHDEQTLFWAMNLPDQRHALNVAYTAMRLANDDGQINQKLLIQCALLHDVGKVRGDVSTLDKIITVAAHKLAPRWAKNWGKEGRGGKVNNLRHAFYTYFNHPVRSAALLQRIGVSTEVLNIIAKHHKAPTENDPPELKILQKADNMH; translated from the coding sequence ATGCTGACCCGGGTTAAGCAGGTTATCGCTGCTTTTTCGGCCCGTATTTATCCGGAGGATAAATTGTTTGTCCAGGCGCATTTAAATCATGATGAACAAACTTTGTTTTGGGCTATGAACTTACCCGACCAACGTCATGCTTTAAATGTTGCTTATACCGCAATGAGACTTGCTAACGATGATGGGCAGATCAATCAAAAGCTATTGATCCAATGTGCTTTGCTGCATGATGTCGGCAAGGTGCGCGGTGATGTCAGTACATTGGATAAAATCATCACTGTTGCAGCTCATAAGCTGGCTCCACGGTGGGCAAAAAATTGGGGTAAAGAAGGTCGGGGCGGAAAAGTTAATAACTTACGACATGCCTTTTATACTTATTTTAATCATCCAGTGCGAAGTGCTGCGCTGCTGCAGCGAATTGGTGTGAGTACCGAGGTTCTCAATATTATTGCTAAGCACCATAAAGCTCCGACAGAAAATGATCCGCCGGAGCTAAAAATACTGCAGAAGGCTGACAATATGCACTAA
- the hisZ gene encoding ATP phosphoribosyltransferase regulatory subunit — translation MNQNDFVPQIPYGTRDFLPREASRKRVIEAALANMFARWGYDEVITPTIEYLETLNVGTGCDMQQYMFKFFDRNNHILALRPDMTTPIARVAATRLRENVSPLKLFYLTNVFRYEQAQAGRQCEFYQAGVELMGVPGPTGDAEIIALAIEAMLESGLQNFQISLGQVDIINGIMEDCGLSNQQRHQVKQAMLNRDLVGLGEILSASGLSKSVQTMLQQIPVLHGREEMLQEAAKMISNEKSRNALANLAEIYDLLKAYGVEQYVNFDLGIIRDFEYYTGMVFEGYTPGLGFPLCGGGRYDQMLTSFGAETPATGFALGIERVMLALERQGITGVIETKNVYIAWQTGNLGAAITEANKLRKAGYSVELAFTAQTEQEAVLSQSTKGYEKLIYI, via the coding sequence ATGAATCAGAATGATTTTGTACCACAAATTCCCTATGGGACAAGAGATTTTTTGCCGCGTGAAGCCAGCCGTAAACGGGTCATTGAAGCGGCACTTGCCAATATGTTTGCTCGGTGGGGATATGATGAAGTGATTACGCCTACCATCGAATATCTAGAAACCCTTAATGTTGGCACAGGCTGTGACATGCAGCAATATATGTTTAAATTCTTTGATCGTAATAATCACATTTTAGCACTAAGGCCAGATATGACGACTCCAATCGCTCGTGTTGCAGCGACTCGTTTGCGCGAAAATGTTTCGCCCTTAAAATTATTTTACTTGACCAATGTATTTCGTTATGAGCAGGCCCAGGCTGGGCGTCAATGTGAGTTTTACCAGGCTGGAGTTGAGCTGATGGGGGTCCCAGGACCAACCGGCGACGCTGAAATTATAGCCTTGGCTATTGAAGCCATGCTTGAGTCTGGCCTGCAGAATTTTCAAATTAGTTTAGGTCAAGTGGATATCATTAATGGGATTATGGAAGATTGCGGTTTATCCAACCAGCAGCGCCATCAGGTTAAGCAAGCGATGTTAAATCGTGATTTAGTTGGTCTTGGCGAAATATTGTCAGCAAGTGGCTTGAGCAAATCGGTGCAAACCATGTTACAGCAAATTCCTGTCTTACACGGTCGTGAAGAAATGCTGCAAGAAGCTGCTAAAATGATCAGTAATGAGAAAAGTCGTAACGCTCTGGCAAATTTAGCTGAGATTTATGACTTGTTAAAAGCTTATGGTGTTGAACAATATGTAAACTTTGATTTAGGCATTATTCGTGATTTTGAATATTATACGGGTATGGTTTTTGAAGGCTATACGCCCGGACTTGGTTTTCCTTTGTGCGGCGGCGGACGTTACGATCAAATGCTGACATCTTTTGGAGCCGAAACTCCAGCCACAGGTTTTGCATTAGGGATTGAACGGGTTATGCTGGCGCTTGAGCGTCAGGGAATCACTGGGGTTATTGAAACAAAAAATGTTTATATTGCTTGGCAGACAGGTAATCTGGGAGCGGCAATTACAGAGGCTAATAAACTGCGGAAGGCCGGTTATTCGGTAGAATTGGCTTTTACTGCCCAAACCGAGCAAGAGGCAGTGCTTAGTCAATCCACGAAAGGATATGAAAAACTAATTTATATATAG
- a CDS encoding dipeptidase, with protein MKLIDLHCDTISVLYKLTQAHAGGLKANNLHVDLQKLAKANSLAQFFAMYINLEATENPLEDCLGMIDCFYREIEKNQDLIQIATCMQEFELNQKSNKITAFLTIEEGGVIHGKLSNLRMFHRLGVRLMTLTWNYPNEIGYPNCLPECQHQGLTPFGQEVVAEMNRLNMLIDVSHLSDQGFYDVAQYSAKPFVASHSNARAITAHPRNLDDAMIKTLAEKGGVMGINFANSFLGTSPISRVEDIVQHIKHIRNTGGIDVLALGSDFDGIEPNLEIANIGEIDKLVQALMQHSFREEEIEKIFTKNIMRVMRECLG; from the coding sequence ATGAAACTGATTGATTTACATTGTGATACCATTTCGGTGTTATATAAGCTCACACAGGCACATGCAGGCGGCTTAAAGGCAAACAATCTTCATGTCGATCTTCAGAAGTTAGCAAAAGCCAATTCACTCGCTCAATTTTTTGCGATGTATATTAATTTAGAAGCAACCGAAAATCCGCTTGAAGACTGTTTAGGAATGATTGACTGCTTCTACCGCGAAATAGAGAAAAATCAGGATTTGATTCAAATTGCTACTTGTATGCAAGAGTTTGAGCTTAATCAAAAATCTAACAAAATAACTGCCTTTCTCACCATTGAAGAAGGTGGGGTTATTCATGGTAAACTGAGTAATTTACGGATGTTTCATCGGTTAGGGGTTCGTCTTATGACACTGACCTGGAACTATCCTAATGAAATTGGCTATCCTAACTGCCTGCCAGAATGTCAGCACCAAGGACTTACCCCATTTGGGCAGGAAGTTGTAGCAGAAATGAACAGGCTTAATATGCTGATTGATGTATCCCATCTGTCTGATCAAGGTTTCTATGATGTGGCCCAATATTCAGCCAAACCGTTTGTTGCCTCACATTCTAACGCTCGTGCCATCACTGCTCATCCACGCAATCTTGATGATGCGATGATTAAAACGCTAGCAGAAAAAGGCGGTGTTATGGGGATTAATTTTGCCAATAGTTTTTTGGGCACCAGTCCAATCAGCCGTGTCGAGGATATTGTTCAGCATATCAAACATATTCGCAACACCGGGGGAATTGATGTGCTTGCACTGGGATCGGACTTTGACGGAATTGAACCTAATTTGGAAATTGCCAATATCGGAGAAATTGATAAACTGGTGCAGGCTTTAATGCAACACTCGTTCCGAGAGGAAGAAATTGAAAAAATTTTTACTAAGAATATTATGCGGGTTATGCGTGAGTGTTTAGGTTAA
- the hisC gene encoding histidinol-phosphate aminotransferase, giving the protein MTDYRPKLEQLPTYSVDEQEWDIKLDANESNLNLPPLVHERLLNRLSFLAFNRYPDIGMKNLKEQIAQNFAINPNQVLVGNGSSEILEKLFYAFGGPGRSIVFPTPSFSMYHIYAKLTESNSVPVLLESDYSLDADKMLAAAEAAQAKLIVLCTPNNPTGNAMPQQDIETIVAKACCPVVVDEAYFEFHGESAFRLLERYPNVIIARTFSKAYGFASARVGYMIADSAIVAMVGKVCMPYHVNALSLAGAEVIYQMRDEFVPYIQQSIAERERLAAALRALPAVTVYPSATNFLLIKTAKAAGLSQALAEQGVGIRDFSQAPGLTDCLRISIGTPTENDAVLKIITDYLERG; this is encoded by the coding sequence ATGACTGATTATCGACCCAAATTAGAGCAGCTTCCAACCTATTCAGTGGATGAACAAGAGTGGGATATTAAGCTTGATGCGAATGAAAGTAATTTAAATTTACCGCCGCTTGTTCATGAACGCCTGTTGAATCGGTTATCTTTTCTTGCTTTTAATCGTTATCCCGATATTGGGATGAAGAACTTAAAGGAACAAATTGCCCAAAATTTTGCTATCAATCCAAATCAGGTTTTAGTTGGCAATGGTTCAAGTGAAATATTAGAAAAGCTTTTTTATGCTTTTGGCGGTCCTGGCCGCAGCATAGTGTTTCCAACCCCTTCGTTTTCGATGTACCATATTTATGCCAAGCTGACCGAAAGTAATTCGGTACCAGTTTTATTAGAATCTGATTATAGTTTGGATGCTGATAAAATGCTGGCTGCAGCTGAGGCTGCTCAAGCAAAGCTGATTGTTTTGTGTACGCCTAATAATCCAACTGGCAACGCGATGCCGCAGCAAGATATTGAAACTATTGTGGCCAAGGCCTGTTGCCCAGTAGTTGTGGATGAGGCTTACTTTGAGTTTCATGGCGAATCAGCTTTTAGACTTTTAGAGCGGTATCCTAACGTCATTATTGCGAGAACCTTCTCAAAAGCTTATGGCTTTGCTTCAGCCCGGGTGGGCTATATGATTGCTGATTCGGCGATTGTAGCGATGGTCGGGAAAGTTTGTATGCCTTATCATGTAAATGCATTATCACTGGCAGGGGCTGAAGTGATTTATCAAATGAGGGACGAGTTTGTACCCTATATTCAACAAAGCATTGCTGAACGTGAGCGGTTAGCAGCTGCTTTGCGGGCGTTGCCAGCAGTTACTGTTTATCCATCGGCGACAAACTTCTTGCTGATAAAAACTGCGAAAGCAGCTGGCTTAAGTCAAGCTTTGGCTGAGCAAGGGGTTGGGATTCGCGATTTTAGTCAGGCCCCAGGACTTACAGATTGTCTGCGGATCTCGATAGGGACGCCAACCGAAAATGATGCTGTATTAAAAATAATTACCGATTATTTGGAAAGAGGTTGA
- a CDS encoding MFS transporter → MKIPSLLITDDNYKWWALGVTIIGGFMSILDTSIVNVAVPKMMAVFAVDTDQAQWILTAYMLTMGVIQPTTGYFCDVLGNRRMYLFSLAIFVFGSALCGAAWSNDSMIVFRIIQALGGGMIIPVTMSIVYQVFPLAERNMAMGIWGISAMVAPAVGPTLSGYFVEYLDWRLIFTINIPIGVIGYVLATLVLREAPVNRGHKFDFGGFATSAIGLFCLLLALSKGTDEGWTSAYILTLFYISAVNLILFVFIELNHDTPILDLSLFKDWNFSLSTLVTFIGTIGLYGGIFLMPLFLENMRGCTAMQTGMLLFPSAAAAGLTMPIAAKLADKFSAKPVVVLGIILLTLGSLPLMYVDLDTADHTLMLLMMVRGLGLGLFIMPVTVLGMNSVPFDKINRASSLNNAVRQISGSMGIAILTTVLQNRQIFHLHTIGENINNASSAANQAINAYQQKFLHFGNTWVIAKLKALTIVSSLAQRQSYIFAFDDAYLVLALISFAAVIPAMMLKPGKNKKSGAAVVID, encoded by the coding sequence ATGAAAATCCCTAGTCTTCTGATTACTGATGACAACTACAAGTGGTGGGCATTAGGTGTAACCATTATTGGGGGATTTATGAGTATCCTGGATACTAGTATCGTCAATGTAGCTGTCCCTAAGATGATGGCTGTCTTTGCGGTAGACACCGATCAGGCCCAATGGATATTAACAGCCTATATGCTGACAATGGGTGTTATCCAGCCAACCACAGGTTATTTTTGTGATGTATTAGGCAATCGGCGTATGTACTTATTCAGTTTGGCCATATTTGTTTTCGGGTCAGCTTTATGCGGAGCAGCCTGGAGCAATGATTCTATGATTGTTTTTAGGATTATTCAGGCTTTGGGCGGCGGGATGATTATTCCAGTAACAATGTCTATTGTTTATCAAGTATTTCCGCTGGCAGAGCGGAATATGGCGATGGGAATTTGGGGGATATCTGCTATGGTCGCACCAGCAGTCGGACCTACGCTGAGTGGCTATTTTGTAGAATATTTGGACTGGCGGTTAATCTTCACAATCAACATTCCAATTGGTGTTATAGGCTATGTCTTAGCGACTTTGGTGCTTAGGGAAGCTCCTGTGAATCGTGGACATAAATTTGATTTTGGTGGGTTTGCCACCTCAGCAATCGGTTTATTCTGCTTATTGCTGGCACTGAGCAAAGGTACGGATGAGGGATGGACATCTGCTTACATTCTTACTCTTTTTTATATTTCAGCTGTCAATTTGATCTTATTTGTCTTTATTGAACTTAATCATGACACACCAATCCTTGATTTATCACTGTTTAAAGACTGGAATTTCTCACTGAGTACCCTGGTTACCTTTATTGGTACCATTGGCTTATATGGTGGAATATTTTTGATGCCTCTTTTTCTTGAGAATATGCGCGGTTGTACCGCCATGCAGACTGGTATGCTGCTCTTTCCTTCAGCTGCGGCAGCTGGTCTAACTATGCCGATAGCAGCCAAACTTGCAGACAAATTTAGTGCCAAGCCTGTTGTGGTGTTGGGAATTATTTTACTTACTCTAGGGTCGTTGCCTTTAATGTATGTTGACCTTGATACCGCGGACCATACGCTAATGCTTTTAATGATGGTGAGAGGTCTGGGCTTAGGCCTATTTATTATGCCAGTTACGGTATTAGGGATGAATAGTGTGCCGTTTGACAAGATCAATCGGGCTTCTTCGTTAAATAATGCTGTTCGGCAGATCAGTGGTTCAATGGGAATTGCAATTTTGACCACTGTATTGCAAAATCGGCAAATTTTCCATCTTCATACTATTGGCGAGAATATCAATAATGCTTCAAGCGCCGCAAATCAGGCAATCAATGCCTATCAGCAGAAATTTTTGCACTTTGGCAATACTTGGGTTATTGCAAAACTAAAGGCTCTGACGATTGTTAGCAGTTTAGCCCAGCGTCAATCTTATATTTTTGCATTTGATGATGCCTACTTAGTGCTTGCCTTAATTTCCTTTGCTGCTGTCATCCCGGCAATGATGCTGAAACCAGGAAAAAACAAAAAAAGCGGTGCAGCGGTTGTGATTGATTAA
- the hisD gene encoding histidinol dehydrogenase — MKIICTNELSSQAVNNLLKKPAFDEVVLGERAKTRVREAFGADLSPAQVVDKIVRDIRQFGDEAVIQFTKLIDGADFSNQSIEVSQDEFELAAQAVDAEVLASIRLAIQNVRRYHTEQMPKSWLTYREHGAMLGQNCIPLDRVGIYVPGGTAAYPSSVIMNAVPAIVAGVKEIIMVVPPARDGSVNPYVLTAAREAGVTRVFKIGGAQAIAALAFGTQTIPQVDKITGPGNIFVTLAKKAVYGYCDIDMLAGPSEILIVADRTANPSYIAADMLSQAEHDVLASSIVITDSQELAAKVAAEVAIQLAKLPRQEIAAASLENNGLILVTPDINTAMELANLSAPEHLEILTADPFQQLPYVRHAGAVFLGPYSPEPLGDYFAGPNHVLPTGGTARFYSVLNVETFMKKTSIIAYTKAALAAVSDDVIRLATAEGLEAHANAIRVRGE, encoded by the coding sequence GTGAAGATTATTTGCACGAATGAGTTAAGTTCACAAGCTGTTAATAATTTACTTAAGAAGCCTGCTTTTGACGAAGTTGTCTTGGGAGAAAGGGCTAAAACTCGGGTTAGAGAAGCGTTTGGTGCGGATTTATCGCCTGCACAGGTTGTCGATAAAATTGTTAGGGATATTCGTCAGTTTGGTGATGAAGCTGTGATTCAATTTACTAAGCTAATCGATGGTGCTGATTTCTCGAATCAGTCCATTGAGGTTAGTCAGGATGAATTTGAGTTGGCTGCTCAAGCTGTTGATGCCGAGGTGCTTGCCTCGATACGGCTGGCAATTCAGAATGTGCGTCGGTATCATACCGAACAAATGCCTAAATCCTGGCTTACCTATCGTGAACATGGTGCAATGCTGGGACAAAATTGCATTCCGCTTGACCGGGTAGGGATTTATGTTCCAGGCGGAACAGCAGCCTATCCTTCTTCAGTTATTATGAATGCTGTTCCGGCGATTGTTGCTGGCGTTAAAGAGATTATTATGGTGGTGCCGCCAGCTCGTGACGGCAGTGTCAATCCCTATGTATTAACTGCAGCGCGTGAGGCTGGGGTGACCAGGGTATTTAAAATTGGTGGTGCTCAAGCCATTGCTGCATTAGCCTTTGGGACTCAAACCATACCGCAGGTGGATAAAATCACCGGACCAGGGAATATTTTTGTTACTTTAGCAAAGAAAGCTGTTTACGGGTATTGTGATATTGATATGCTGGCAGGTCCCAGTGAAATTCTTATTGTGGCTGACCGTACTGCAAATCCGAGCTATATCGCAGCAGATATGCTGAGTCAGGCTGAACATGATGTTCTGGCTTCAAGTATTGTGATTACTGACAGTCAGGAGTTGGCAGCGAAGGTTGCCGCAGAAGTAGCAATACAGTTGGCGAAATTGCCGCGCCAGGAAATTGCAGCCGCTTCATTGGAAAATAACGGGCTGATTCTTGTTACTCCTGATATCAATACCGCCATGGAACTTGCCAACCTATCAGCACCGGAGCACCTTGAGATTCTGACAGCCGATCCATTTCAGCAATTGCCCTATGTGCGTCATGCCGGGGCTGTGTTTCTAGGACCTTATTCACCTGAGCCATTAGGTGATTACTTTGCTGGTCCCAATCATGTATTACCAACTGGTGGAACGGCGAGATTTTATTCTGTTCTCAATGTTGAGACCTTCATGAAAAAAACCAGTATTATTGCTTATACCAAAGCAGCCTTAGCAGCGGTCAGTGATGACGTTATTCGTTTAGCAACAGCCGAAGGGTTAGAGGCTCATGCGAATGCAATCAGAGTACGAGGTGAATAA
- a CDS encoding secretion protein HlyD: MQAESNTNNGKKQQVMIRLLVVFLMVGLVGGGWWWYQTSKYVSTDDARVSGTIVTVGAKISGRLSEVLVKEGDTVQAGQIIARIDARDAAAVRAQAEAALVAAKAHYDELVNGTRPQEINQAKAGVEQAQAATDQAKASLDNATLNYQRMQKLYNEGAVSVAQRDSAETAYRVAQETVNASRQAQNAASEKLELAVTGSREEAVRAAAAQVKQAEAALEAARLTFGETTITAPISGAIALKSVNSGEVVITGQPLFSITNLKDVWVNARIEETKIGKLRVGQQVDYTIDGYPGRTFTGTIYDIGTAANSVFALIPTENSSNNFTKVTQRIPVKISLPENSDVIFRPGMSAYIKIKLD, translated from the coding sequence ATGCAAGCAGAAAGTAATACAAATAATGGCAAAAAACAGCAGGTTATGATTAGGCTGTTAGTCGTCTTCTTAATGGTTGGTTTAGTGGGCGGCGGCTGGTGGTGGTATCAAACCAGCAAATATGTATCAACTGATGATGCCCGGGTGAGCGGAACCATCGTGACGGTGGGGGCAAAGATTTCCGGACGGTTATCCGAAGTATTAGTAAAAGAGGGCGATACGGTACAAGCTGGTCAAATTATAGCCCGCATTGATGCCAGAGATGCTGCTGCAGTAAGGGCTCAGGCTGAAGCTGCTCTGGTTGCCGCAAAAGCACACTATGATGAGCTTGTTAATGGAACCAGGCCGCAGGAAATCAATCAAGCTAAAGCCGGTGTTGAGCAGGCCCAGGCTGCAACCGATCAAGCTAAAGCCAGCCTGGATAATGCAACACTGAATTATCAGCGTATGCAGAAATTGTACAATGAAGGTGCTGTTAGTGTGGCACAGCGGGATAGTGCCGAAACAGCTTACCGTGTGGCTCAAGAAACTGTCAATGCCAGTCGTCAGGCTCAGAATGCGGCCAGCGAGAAACTGGAACTGGCTGTAACTGGATCACGTGAAGAAGCGGTTCGGGCAGCGGCGGCTCAAGTCAAACAAGCTGAGGCAGCACTGGAAGCAGCCCGGCTCACTTTTGGAGAAACAACAATTACGGCACCGATTAGTGGTGCGATTGCCTTAAAGTCGGTCAACTCCGGTGAAGTGGTTATAACCGGACAACCTTTGTTCTCCATTACAAATTTAAAAGATGTGTGGGTCAATGCCCGCATTGAAGAAACAAAGATTGGTAAGCTTAGAGTAGGCCAGCAAGTGGATTATACTATTGATGGCTACCCAGGCCGTACCTTTACTGGTACTATTTACGATATCGGCACAGCGGCTAATTCTGTGTTTGCTCTTATTCCTACCGAGAATTCTTCTAATAATTTTACTAAAGTTACGCAGCGCATTCCTGTAAAGATTTCCTTACCGGAAAATAGTGATGTGATATTTCGACCCGGGATGTCAGCCTACATAAAAATTAAATTGGATTAG
- a CDS encoding TetR family transcriptional regulator has product MIQSRGKGTVVDSRNKRQQILEAAYIVFSRKGFHRATVDEIIALADTGKGTVYNYFVNKEQLFYTLIKERSTPFEQSLSEVATAELQPLEKLRAMIKLFLQFYLANADLWRVLMHEVRGLGSEGYSAFSQEQRDKYAQRFKDTIGLLETVINEGIRQGIIKECDASKVSYALFSVVVTMVYNKFVDANVETSANNIADIFFYGVAQ; this is encoded by the coding sequence ATGATTCAAAGCCGGGGGAAGGGAACTGTAGTAGATTCAAGGAATAAACGCCAGCAAATACTGGAAGCGGCATATATTGTTTTTTCCCGTAAAGGCTTTCATCGGGCCACTGTTGATGAGATTATTGCTTTAGCCGATACTGGAAAAGGTACGGTATACAACTATTTCGTTAATAAGGAACAGCTGTTTTATACGCTAATTAAAGAGCGTAGTACTCCGTTTGAGCAATCCCTGTCCGAAGTGGCGACAGCTGAATTACAACCGTTAGAGAAGCTTAGAGCTATGATCAAGTTGTTTTTACAATTTTATTTGGCCAATGCGGATTTATGGCGGGTTCTCATGCATGAGGTCCGGGGGCTAGGCAGTGAGGGGTATTCGGCTTTTAGCCAAGAGCAAAGGGATAAATATGCGCAGCGTTTCAAAGATACCATTGGGTTGCTGGAAACTGTCATTAATGAAGGGATTCGGCAAGGCATTATTAAAGAATGCGATGCTTCAAAGGTATCGTATGCATTGTTCAGTGTTGTTGTCACAATGGTTTACAATAAATTTGTTGACGCAAATGTTGAAACAAGTGCAAATAACATTGCTGATATTTTCTTTTACGGAGTAGCTCAATAA